One Nodosilinea sp. FACHB-141 DNA segment encodes these proteins:
- the atpA gene encoding F0F1 ATP synthase subunit alpha, translating into MVSIRPDEISSIIKQQIEQYNQEVKVSNVGTVLQVGDGIARIYGLENAMSGELLEFEDGTVGIALNLEEDNVGAVLMGDGVNIREGSAVTATGKIASVPVGEAMLGRVVDALGRPIDGKGDVQTTETRLIESPAPGIIARKSVYEPMQTGITAIDAMIPIGRGQRELIIGDRQTGKTAIAIDTILNQKSEDVVCVYVAIGQKASSVAQIVDVLRDRGALDYTIVVTASANDPAPLQYLAPYTGASLAEYFMYKGKATLIIYDDLTKQAQAYRQMSLLLRRPPGREAYPGDVFYLHSRLLERAAKLSPELGEGSMTALPVIETQAGDVSAYIPTNVISITDGQIFLSSDLFNSGLRPAINAGISVSRVGSAAQIKAMKQVAGKVKLELAQFDELQAFSQFASDLDAATQKQLARGQRLRELLKQPQYSPLPVEEQVAIIYAGINGFMDEVPVEQVVAFSKSLRDYIRNNKPRFAELIRSEKKLGDESETLLKEAIAETKQAFLAAV; encoded by the coding sequence ATGGTTAGTATCAGACCTGACGAAATTAGCAGCATTATTAAGCAGCAGATCGAGCAGTACAACCAGGAGGTCAAGGTCTCCAATGTGGGTACAGTGCTGCAGGTGGGCGACGGGATCGCTCGCATCTATGGCCTCGAGAACGCCATGTCTGGCGAGTTGCTGGAGTTTGAAGACGGCACCGTAGGTATCGCCCTCAACCTAGAAGAAGACAACGTGGGCGCGGTACTGATGGGCGACGGCGTCAACATTAGAGAGGGTAGCGCCGTTACCGCTACCGGCAAAATTGCATCGGTGCCCGTTGGTGAGGCCATGCTAGGCCGCGTGGTCGATGCTCTGGGTCGTCCCATTGACGGCAAAGGCGATGTGCAGACCACCGAAACCCGCCTCATTGAGTCTCCGGCCCCCGGCATCATTGCCCGGAAGTCGGTGTACGAGCCAATGCAGACCGGCATTACCGCCATCGACGCCATGATTCCCATCGGACGGGGGCAGCGCGAGCTGATCATTGGCGACCGTCAGACCGGCAAAACCGCGATCGCCATCGACACCATCCTCAACCAAAAGTCTGAGGACGTGGTGTGCGTCTATGTGGCGATTGGTCAGAAGGCCTCTTCTGTTGCTCAAATTGTTGACGTGCTGCGCGATCGCGGTGCCCTTGACTACACCATTGTGGTCACCGCCAGCGCCAACGATCCGGCACCGCTTCAGTATCTGGCTCCCTACACTGGCGCCAGCCTAGCCGAGTACTTCATGTACAAGGGCAAAGCTACTCTGATCATCTACGATGACCTGACCAAGCAGGCTCAAGCCTACCGCCAGATGTCGCTGCTGCTGCGCCGTCCGCCCGGTCGTGAAGCCTACCCTGGCGACGTGTTCTACCTGCACTCTCGCCTGCTAGAGCGGGCCGCTAAGCTCAGCCCCGAGCTGGGCGAGGGCAGCATGACCGCCCTGCCCGTGATTGAAACCCAAGCGGGTGACGTATCGGCTTACATTCCCACCAACGTAATTTCGATTACCGACGGCCAGATCTTCCTGTCCTCTGACCTGTTTAACTCAGGTCTGCGCCCTGCAATCAACGCTGGTATTTCGGTGTCTCGGGTGGGGTCTGCGGCCCAGATCAAGGCCATGAAGCAGGTGGCCGGTAAGGTGAAGCTGGAGCTAGCTCAGTTCGACGAACTTCAAGCTTTCTCCCAATTTGCTTCTGACCTGGATGCTGCTACCCAGAAGCAGCTAGCGCGCGGTCAGCGCCTGCGGGAACTGCTGAAGCAGCCCCAGTACTCGCCCCTACCGGTGGAAGAGCAAGTGGCGATCATCTATGCCGGTATTAACGGCTTTATGGATGAGGTGCCTGTGGAGCAGGTGGTGGCCTTCTCGAAGTCTCTGCGTGACTATATCCGCAACAACAAGCCCAGGTTTGCGGAGCTGATTCGCAGCGAGAAGAAACTTGGCGACGAGAGCGAGACCCTGCTCAAAGAAGCGATCGCTGAAACTAAACAAGCCTTTTTGGCGGCAGTCTAA
- the atpH gene encoding ATP synthase F1 subunit delta has protein sequence MNDTTLNSEIAAPYAKALMSVAADNNAIDQVGVEVADLLEVLDSSKELTGFLMSPLMSADAKKGVLRQVSEGKVSGFLLSFLLLLVDRSRVAFLKPILQQYQALLRERNNTVLADVTAAVELSDDQQNAIRDRVKAMTGANSVELSVTVDPSLIGGLIIKVGSQVIDASLRGQLRRIGMQLATSA, from the coding sequence ATGAACGACACTACGCTGAATTCTGAGATTGCGGCCCCCTATGCCAAGGCGCTGATGTCGGTTGCCGCCGACAACAACGCTATTGACCAGGTGGGTGTCGAGGTAGCTGACCTGCTGGAGGTGCTGGACAGCTCCAAAGAGCTAACCGGCTTTTTAATGAGTCCGTTGATGTCTGCCGACGCTAAAAAGGGCGTACTACGCCAGGTTTCGGAAGGCAAAGTGAGCGGTTTTCTGCTGAGTTTTTTGCTGCTGCTGGTTGACCGCAGCCGAGTAGCGTTCTTAAAGCCTATTCTTCAGCAGTACCAAGCCCTGCTGCGGGAGCGAAACAACACGGTTTTGGCCGATGTTACAGCGGCAGTTGAGCTGTCTGACGACCAGCAAAATGCTATTCGCGATCGCGTGAAGGCCATGACCGGTGCCAACAGTGTCGAGCTATCCGTAACTGTTGATCCATCTTTGATTGGTGGATTGATCATTAAGGTTGGCTCTCAGGTGATTGACGCTAGCCTGCGGGGCCAGCTACGCCGCATTGGCATGCAGCTAGCGACATCCGCCTAG
- a CDS encoding F0F1 ATP synthase subunit B yields the protein MTIGWLLAAEEGGFGVDFNILETNLINLVIIIGVLYYFGGKFLGKTLSTRQSAITTAIAEAEQRKKEAAAALAEQQQKLAQAQSEAKKILTEAQTSAERTREAILAQSQTDVERMRATAAQDLTSQEARVMRELQQRIAALAIERSEAALPGQLNDDLQRRLVDSSIALLQGE from the coding sequence ATGACTATTGGTTGGTTATTAGCGGCGGAAGAAGGTGGGTTTGGTGTGGATTTCAACATCCTAGAAACTAACCTAATTAATCTGGTCATTATCATTGGCGTGCTGTATTACTTTGGCGGCAAGTTTCTAGGGAAGACCCTATCAACTCGCCAATCGGCTATTACTACGGCGATTGCAGAGGCTGAGCAGCGCAAGAAGGAAGCCGCTGCCGCTTTGGCAGAGCAGCAGCAAAAGCTGGCTCAGGCTCAGTCAGAAGCCAAGAAAATTTTGACCGAGGCTCAAACCTCGGCGGAGCGAACTCGAGAGGCCATTTTGGCTCAGTCTCAAACCGATGTAGAACGGATGCGGGCCACCGCCGCCCAAGATCTAACCTCTCAAGAGGCGCGGGTGATGCGAGAACTACAGCAGCGAATTGCGGCTCTGGCGATCGAGCGCAGTGAAGCCGCTCTACCCGGTCAGTTAAATGACGACTTGCAGCGGCGACTGGTCGATTCCAGCATTGCCCTGCTCCAAGGAGAATAG
- a CDS encoding F0F1 ATP synthase subunit B', which produces MMNFVWLLAVETAEAVEEGGGLFDLDATLPLMAVQFVLLAVALNVLFYKPLGKVLDERDGYISSNQVDAAERLAKAEQIAKQYQQELAETRRQAQAVIAEAQEEAQKIAAQTVATAQQEAQAQREQVQRELDEQKNQAMATLEQQVDGLSQQILDKLLGSLAA; this is translated from the coding sequence ATGATGAATTTTGTTTGGTTACTGGCGGTTGAAACCGCCGAGGCAGTTGAGGAAGGCGGTGGTCTTTTTGACCTAGATGCTACTCTGCCGCTGATGGCCGTACAGTTTGTGCTGCTAGCGGTAGCGCTCAACGTATTGTTTTACAAGCCCCTGGGCAAAGTCTTAGACGAGCGCGACGGTTACATTAGTTCCAACCAAGTTGATGCGGCAGAGCGTTTGGCCAAAGCCGAGCAAATTGCCAAACAGTATCAGCAAGAACTGGCCGAAACCCGCCGCCAGGCCCAAGCGGTGATTGCCGAAGCCCAGGAAGAAGCGCAAAAGATTGCGGCTCAAACCGTTGCTACGGCTCAGCAAGAGGCCCAGGCCCAGCGAGAGCAAGTGCAGCGGGAACTAGATGAGCAGAAGAATCAGGCCATGGCTACCCTGGAGCAGCAGGTAGATGGGCTGAGCCAACAGATTTTGGACAAGCTGCTGGGTTCTTTAGCGGCCTAA
- the atpE gene encoding ATP synthase F0 subunit C, with the protein MDPIIAAASVIAAALAVGLAAIGPGIGQGNAAGQAVEGIARQPEAEGKIRGTLLLSLAFMEALTIYGLVVALVLLFANPFS; encoded by the coding sequence ATGGATCCTATTATCGCTGCCGCTTCCGTAATTGCAGCTGCTCTAGCCGTTGGTCTGGCAGCTATCGGCCCTGGTATTGGTCAAGGTAATGCAGCTGGTCAAGCGGTAGAAGGTATTGCTCGCCAACCCGAGGCTGAAGGCAAGATTCGCGGCACCCTGCTGCTGAGCTTGGCATTCATGGAAGCACTGACCATCTACGGTCTAGTGGTAGCTCTGGTGCTGCTGTTTGCCAACCCCTTCTCGTAG
- the atpB gene encoding F0F1 ATP synthase subunit A, with protein MALNMLMIHPLVLAKLEVGQHLYWQLGGLKLHGQVFLTSWFVIGALLLVSFLATRNIQRVPSGLQNFMEYALEFIRDLAKNQIGEKEYRPWVPFVGTLFLFIFVSNWSGALIPWKLIHLPSGELAAPTNDINTTVALALLTSLAYFYAGFSNRGLGYFAKYIEPTPILLPINILEDFTKPLSLSFRLFGNILADELVVAVLVLLVPLFVPLPVMVLGLFTSAIQALIFATLAAAYIGEAIEGHGGEEHG; from the coding sequence ATGGCGCTCAATATGCTAATGATTCATCCCTTAGTCCTGGCAAAGCTAGAGGTTGGCCAGCATTTGTACTGGCAGCTCGGCGGCCTTAAACTCCACGGCCAGGTCTTTTTGACCTCCTGGTTTGTGATTGGCGCTCTGCTGTTGGTTTCATTCTTGGCCACCCGCAACATTCAGCGGGTACCTTCTGGCCTCCAGAACTTCATGGAGTACGCTCTAGAGTTTATCCGCGACCTAGCCAAAAACCAGATTGGCGAAAAAGAGTACCGGCCCTGGGTTCCCTTTGTGGGCACGCTGTTCCTGTTTATCTTTGTCTCCAACTGGTCAGGGGCGCTGATTCCTTGGAAGTTAATTCATCTGCCGTCGGGTGAGTTAGCCGCTCCAACTAACGACATCAATACCACCGTAGCCCTGGCGCTGTTGACGTCCTTAGCTTACTTTTATGCTGGGTTTAGCAATCGCGGGCTGGGGTACTTTGCCAAGTACATCGAACCCACTCCCATTCTGCTGCCCATCAACATTTTGGAAGATTTCACCAAGCCCCTCTCCCTAAGTTTCCGTCTGTTTGGAAACATCCTTGCTGATGAGCTGGTAGTTGCTGTACTGGTCTTGCTGGTGCCTCTCTTCGTGCCGCTACCAGTAATGGTCTTAGGTTTGTTTACCAGTGCCATTCAGGCGCTGATCTTTGCAACCCTAGCAGCGGCTTACATCGGCGAGGCGATCGAGGGGCATGGTGGTGAAGAGCATGGATGA
- a CDS encoding ATP synthase subunit I encodes MAPLPSEHTDPVEQVEAEVDPGQTEGQSLPPASATAMEEYYQLQQNLLLTTLAFTGVIFFSVWLAYSLPIALNYLIGACGGVVYLRMLAKSVANIGRGSSRLGSGRLALVVGLVLVATEWQQLQVVPVFLGFLTYKGALIAYTLWTAVLPKSPSGSSQASG; translated from the coding sequence GTGGCCCCATTGCCCTCCGAACACACTGACCCTGTCGAGCAGGTCGAGGCAGAAGTAGACCCCGGTCAAACCGAAGGTCAAAGTCTCCCTCCGGCTTCGGCGACAGCCATGGAAGAGTACTACCAGCTACAGCAAAATCTGCTGTTGACCACGCTGGCATTCACCGGCGTAATCTTTTTTAGCGTTTGGCTAGCCTACTCTCTTCCAATTGCTCTGAATTATTTAATAGGAGCGTGCGGCGGTGTGGTTTACTTGAGGATGTTGGCAAAAAGCGTGGCCAACATTGGGCGCGGAAGCTCAAGGCTAGGCAGCGGCCGACTAGCCCTAGTGGTTGGTTTGGTTTTAGTGGCTACTGAGTGGCAGCAGCTTCAGGTCGTACCCGTTTTTCTAGGGTTTTTGACCTACAAGGGGGCGTTAATTGCTTACACCCTCTGGACTGCGGTGCTGCCAAAATCACCATCGGGATCTTCCCAGGCGTCTGGTTAA
- a CDS encoding bifunctional 2-polyprenyl-6-hydroxyphenol methylase/3-demethylubiquinol 3-O-methyltransferase UbiG has product MDDPTKTQAVSDAVASLYNTYPFPPEPFLDEAPPGYNWRWYWPTVHSFCTGAAPNTNQVRVLDAGCGTGVSTEYISHLNPDTEVLGIDLSERAIATATERCSRSGATNVQFRQLSIYDVDQIGGEFDWINCVGVIHHMPDPLRGLQALATKLAPGGFIHLFVYAAIGRWEISLMQRAIALVQGSQRGDYRDGVQVGRQIFASLPEGNRLKQRERDRWAMENHRDECFADMYVHPQEVDYTLDSLFELIDASGLEFVGFSNPQVWQLDRLLASDPALLDRAKQLPEKDQYRLVELLDPEITHFEWFLARPPYSQFSWDEDAALLSAIPTRNPCMEGWPSQSIFDHNYQIISLDQTEFEFLQACDSHNGHAADQSQASVADLLSQSGASLEAVRQMQQRQLILLKPSQQT; this is encoded by the coding sequence ATGGATGACCCGACAAAGACCCAGGCGGTCAGCGATGCAGTGGCCAGCCTGTACAACACCTATCCTTTTCCGCCAGAACCTTTTTTGGATGAAGCTCCACCGGGGTACAACTGGCGCTGGTACTGGCCAACCGTGCATAGCTTTTGCACCGGGGCAGCCCCAAACACCAATCAGGTGCGGGTACTGGATGCAGGGTGTGGCACTGGGGTGAGTACTGAATACATTAGCCATCTCAACCCAGACACTGAGGTGCTGGGCATTGATCTAAGTGAGCGGGCGATCGCCACTGCCACCGAGCGCTGTAGCCGGTCGGGGGCCACCAACGTTCAGTTTCGCCAACTCAGCATTTACGACGTCGATCAAATCGGGGGCGAGTTCGACTGGATCAACTGCGTCGGCGTCATCCACCACATGCCCGATCCATTGCGAGGACTCCAAGCCTTAGCCACTAAGCTCGCTCCCGGCGGCTTTATTCATCTATTTGTATACGCCGCCATTGGTCGCTGGGAAATCTCGCTGATGCAGCGGGCGATCGCCCTGGTCCAAGGCAGCCAGCGCGGCGACTACCGCGACGGCGTACAGGTGGGGCGACAGATCTTCGCCAGCCTGCCCGAGGGAAATCGATTGAAGCAGCGAGAGCGCGATCGCTGGGCCATGGAAAACCACCGAGATGAATGCTTTGCCGACATGTACGTCCACCCGCAGGAGGTTGATTACACCCTAGATAGCCTATTTGAGCTAATTGACGCCTCGGGTCTAGAATTCGTCGGTTTTTCCAACCCTCAAGTTTGGCAGCTCGATCGCCTGCTGGCATCAGATCCAGCCCTGCTCGATCGCGCCAAGCAGCTGCCTGAGAAAGATCAGTATCGCCTAGTAGAGCTGCTGGATCCTGAGATCACTCACTTCGAGTGGTTCCTAGCTCGCCCCCCTTACTCACAATTCAGCTGGGACGAGGACGCCGCTCTACTGTCCGCTATTCCCACCCGCAACCCTTGCATGGAAGGCTGGCCCAGCCAAAGCATCTTTGACCACAACTACCAGATCATCTCCTTAGACCAGACAGAGTTTGAGTTTCTACAAGCCTGCGACAGTCACAATGGTCACGCTGCTGATCAGTCTCAGGCCAGCGTTGCCGATCTGCTATCCCAAAGCGGGGCAAGTCTTGAAGCAGTACGGCAGATGCAGCAGAGGCAGCTCATTTTACTAAAACCATCCCAGCAGACTTGA